The Paenarthrobacter aurescens region CTGGTTGCCGACAGGCCTTGGCTTTTCCTCCTGTCCTGCAGCTTGCTGTTTCCCCTCGCCTGGCGCCGCACCCGCCCGGCTGTGGCGGCTGGGGCCGTCATCCTGGTATGCCTCATCCAGTGGGCAGTGGGCGCGGAGCCAGTGGCCGGCCAGATCGCAGTTCCCCTTGTCATCTACGCCACGGCAGCCTATGGGCCCACGTGGGCCAGCCGGACAGTTCTGCTGGCCGGTCTCCTGGGTGGCGTCATGCTCACCACCCGCCTCTTTTCCACCACCGCTGAATCCGGCATCCTGGGCCTGACCATAGGTGCGCTCTACACTGTGCTGATCTGGATGCTGGTTCTGGTCAGTTGGACGCTTGGAGACCTCACTCGCGTCCGCAGGCTTCAGCTTCAAGCATTGGAGGACCGTACCCGGAGGCTTGAAGTAGAGCAGATGCAGGAACGGAAACTGGCTGCTGCCGACGAACGCTCCCACATTGCCCGCGAAATGCATGACATTGTGGCCCATTCACTCTCAGTCATCATTACCCAGGCCGACGGAGCGAGGTACGCTGCGGCAACCAGGCCGGAACTCGCTACCGAGGCCCTGGCCACCATTGCCGCCACGGGCCGGGACTCCTTGGGAGAGATGCGAAGACTTCTGGGGGTCCTCCGCTCGGACGACGACTCCCCTACCAGGCCACAACCCCGGCTCTCGGACCTGGATGAACTCCTCCTCGGCTTCCGTGCTGCCACACTCCAGGTGAGCTTTGATCAGTCCGGCGTACCCCGCAGGCCCCTTCCCGCCGGTGCTGAACTCACCGCTTACCGCATCATTCAAGAAGCCCTCACCAATGTAATGAAACATGCCGGACCCAACGCGACGGCGGGCGTTAACCTCACCTGGCAAGCCCGCGGATTGCAGCTGGACATCATCGACGACGGCCGGGGTGCCGCTGCGGATCCGCCCACGCCAGGCGGGGGCAACGGTCTGCCGGGGATGGGCGAACGGGTCTCCCTCTACGATGGTTCCTTGACCGCAGGCCCGGTACAGGGCGGCGGTTTCCGTGTGTCCGCTTTCATCCCCTATTCGGAGGCCTAACCTTGCCTGAGATCACCGCACCCATTCGGGTTGCACTCGTTGACGACCAGCAGTTGGTCCGTTCCGGTTTTGGCATGCTGATCAATTCCCAGCCGGACCTTGAAGTGGTGGCCGAGGCAGGTAATGGGATCGAAGCCATCCAAGCCCTGAGCGCCACGGCCGCAGACGTAGTCCTGATGGATGTCCGCATGCCGGGGATGGACGGCATTGAAGCAACCCGCAGAATTCTGGAACAGGCTGCGGCGCAGCCCTCGGGCTCCCAACGGGCTGAGATCAAGATCGTGGTTCTCACGACCTTCGACCTTGATGAATATGCTTTGGCTGCCATCCAGGCAGGTGCCAGTGGATTCCTGCTCAAGGATGCCCCACCGGAGGAACTGCTTGAAGCCATCCGCACTGTTTATCGCGGGGATGCCGTGATCGCTCCTTCCACTACCCGCCGTTTGCTGGATCATGTGGCGCCGCTCCTGAGGACCCAAACGCCGGAGCAAACTGAACACGCTGCCGCCGTGGAACGGCTGACGGCCCGGGAGCGCGAAGTCTTCGAACTGATCGCACAAGGAAAGTCCAATCCGGAGATCGCTGCAGGGCTGTTCCTCTCCGAGGCCACGGTGAAAACCCACGTGGGCCATATCCTGGCCAAACTCGGCGCACGTGACCGCGTACAGGTGGTGGTCATTGCCTACGAGACCGGCGTTGTGGCCCCCGGCACGTAGTCAGCACTGTGGCCTCATACCCGTAAGGCCGCCGGACTCAGACCACGGTATGAGCACGGTCCCGGGATAATGGACCCGCGGCCCGATCCTGCACGGCAAGGGCGGAACATAGCGTGAAACCATGACAACTTTTACGCCCCTCCCCCACCCGTCAGGATCCCGCCGGCCCGAAGCCTCGGACGGCACCACTGCGCCGGCCGTTGAGGCCCATGAACTGACCAAAAGCTACGGGCGTGCCGATACCAGCGTGACGGCACTGAACAAGGTCTCTGTGCGTTTCGACGCCGGAAAGTTCACTGCCATCATGGGGCCCTCCGGTTCCGGCAAGTCAACGCTGATGCACTGCCTTGCCGGATTGGATACCGCGGATTCCGGAAAGATCGTTCTGGGCGGCACCGAGCTGACCGGGCTCAATGACCGTCAGCTGACCGCACTTCGCCGCGAACGGATCGGCTTCGTTTTCCAGGCGTTCAACCTTGTGCCCACGTTGACTGCCGAGCAAAACATCACGCTTCCGCTCGCCCTGGCCGGAACCACGGCCGACGCCGGATGGCTGGATACCGTTGTCAGCACACTCGGGCTCAAGGACCGTTTGAAGCACCGGCCACATGAGCTCTCCGGCGGCCAGCAGCAACGCGTGGCTGTTGCCCGTGCGCTGCTGACGCGTCCCGACGTCGTCTTTGGCGACGAACCTACCGGCAACCTGGATTCGAGGGCCGGTGGCGAAGTCCTGGCATTGCTGCGTCGGAGCAGCCAGGAGATGGGGCAAACCATCATTATGGTCACTCACGATCCCGTGGCAGCGAGCTACGCGGACCGTGTGGTGCTGATGAGCGATGGAGGCCTGGTGGGCGAGATTCACCAGCCAACAGCAGAGTCCGTGCTCACTGCCCTGGGCAAGCTGGGGGCCTGAGGCATGTTGCGGGTTGCACTGTCCCAATTGACCACCCATGCCCGGCGGTTCATCGCCATAGGGCTTGCAGTCATGTTGTCTGTGATGTTTCTCTCGGCCACCCTCATGGTGGGCGCGAGCACCAATGCCTCGCTCGGGGCCAGCATCGGCGAGGCGTACCGCAACGCTGACGTTGTTGCCACGTCCAGGAGCGGGGAGCCGTTCACCCAGGCAGTGGTGGATGCGGCGTCCTCCTCGCCCTCGGTTGAGGACAGTTATGCCGAGCGGTCCACCTATGTAACCTTCCAAGCCGGTGGGGGTGAGCAATACGGCCGTCTGCGCAATGCGGCGCCGGCTTCCCTCGATGGTGCTGTCCTGACCACCGGGTCAATGCCATCAAAGGCATTCGAAGCCCTTATTGATCTCAAAACGGCCGGGCATCTGGGTCTCACGGTGGGCAGCACGTTGGAACTGCGCGGCCAGGGACCTGTGAAGACCGCGAAGGTGACCATTTCCGGGCTGACGAAGGCCACCAATGATCCCTTCTCCTCCTCGGCAGCGCAGCTGGTGGGTGCCGAGTCAGTGCTGAACGCTGTCCAGGACGCGGGAGCAGGCTTCTCCGGTCTGCAATTCACGCTCAAGGCCGGCGAGGATGTCAACGCTGCCAAGGAGTTCATCGCGCACCGCATGGAATCAGCCGGTGCCGTTGAGCCGATCCTTGAAACGGCGCAGGAGAAGGTCACCTCCACGGTGGCCATGCTCAGTGCCGGACAGGATCAGTTGACGGTTGTCCTGCTCGCCTTTGCAGGCGTGGCCATCCTCGTCTCCACGTTGGTAGTTGCAAATACCTTCTCCGTCCTGGTAGCTCAGCGGACCAGGGAATTGGCTCTGCTTCGTTGCCTGGGCGCCGGCAGGGCACAAATCCGCGGATCCGTGATGGTGGAGGCACTTGTTGTGGGCTTCATATCCTCGGTAGTGGGTGTCCTCGCTGCTACAGGCCTGATGACGGGCTTGATTGCCTGGGCAAAGTCCCAACCTGAACAGGCATTCGCCACGCTGGCCGTTCCGTCGTCGGCAATAGTTGCAGGCCTGGTGGCCGGGACGTTGCTGACAGTTGTGGCTGCGCTGGTGCCCGCAAAAGCAGCTACTGCCGTGGCTCCGCTTGCCGCACTCCGACCCACTGACGACGCGTCCGTCAGCAACCGGCGTGGCAAGGTTCGCCTGGTCATGGGCCTAGTGGCCCTGGTGGGCGGAGCGGCGTTGCTGGTTTACGGAAGCATGAGCGTCTCCTTGATGGTGGCACTGCTCGGTGGTGCAGCCTCGTTCGTGGGAATCCTGCTGTGCTCCACCCTCTTCATACCCCCAGTGGTTGCCATGGCCGGACGCCTGGCAGCACCGGCCGGAGTGCCCGGGAAACTCGCCGCTGTCAACGCGACGCGAAACCCTGCCCGGACTTCCGCCACGGCTGCTGCCCTTCTGATCGGTGTCACTTTGGTCTCGCTCATGATGACCGGGGCTGCTACCTCCAGGCACGCGTTCAACGACACCTTGGCGGAAAACTATCCGGTAGACCTCTCCGCCCAGACCGCCGTGGACACTGCCGATCCCTCCCAGGCCATCTCCAGGATCAAGGCGCTCGACGGCGTCAGCTCTGCTGTGCTGCTGCAGCCGGTGGGAACGCTGAGCGATGAGGCCACGCACAACGGCGGCAGGACCATTTACGGCCTCTCCGCCGCCGATGCCGCTTCGGTGGTGCGGGACAGTCACCTGAAACTGTCCGCGGGGACCGTTTACCTTCCCGAGGACTCCCCGGAGGGACCGGCAACCCTGACGACGCCGGCCGGTACCGTTACGCTCGAAGCCCAGGTCCTGCGGACGCGCCACGTGCCCGGCTTCGTTGAAATCTCCAGCGTCACCTCAGCTGTGCTGCCTGATACTCCCGGCATGGTCTGGGTAAAACTGGACGATTCGGTCTCGGGTGAACAGGTTCAGGCCATCCAGAAAGAGATCGCAGGAGCACTGGGGGTGCATGAGCGCACTGTCAGTGGAGCCGCCATTGAACGGGTAACTTTCAACAGCATCATTGACGTCCTGTTGCTGGTGGTCACCGGCCTCCTCGGCATCGCCGTGGTCATTGCCTTGATCGGTGTGGCCAACACCTTGTCCCTCTCCGTCCTGGAGCGAACACGCGAAAACTCCCTGCTCCGTGCCTTGGGACTGACAAGGGGCCAGCTGCGCGGGATGCTGGCCATCGAGGCCGTGCTCGTCGCAGGGGTGGCCGCAATCCTCGGGGCTGGCTTGGGTATTGTTTACGGCTGGCTCGGAGCGCAGGCAACTTTGGGAGGCGTAGCCACGGTTGTCCCGGCGGTGCCATGGCTCCAGCTGGCGGCCGTCTTCGGCGTAGCCGTGGTGGCGGGCCTCCTGGCTTCGGTGGTTCCTGCCCGGCGGGCTGCGCGGTTGTCGCCGGTGGAGGGACTCGCCACGGCATAAGTCCCCAACGCTCTATCAACTAATCACCCTTAAACTGAAACGCTCTCTCACCTCACCGGATGAACCGGAAGGAGGTGAGAGAGCGTTTCTTGTTTACGGCTGTGATGTGAGAGCGGGTCCTAGGCCTCGGCGGGCTCTTCATAGCGCGGGAAGACCGGAACCGGAGCCGGCAATTCGGTGCCGGCAACAATCGGTGTTGCCACCGCGGCGAACTGGCGGGACTGACCTTCCGGTTGTCCAAGCACCTCCAGGAGCTTTGCGGACGACGACGGCATCACCGGCTGGGCGAGGATCGCCACAATGCGGACAACCTCCAAGGTGACGTAAAGAACGGTGTTCATGCGCTCAAGATCGGTCTTGCGCAAAACCCACGGGGCCTGCTCCGCGAAATAGGCATTGGTATCGCCCAGAACGGTCCAGATCGCTTCCAGGGCCCGGCTGAACTCCTGTTTGTCGAAAGCGGCCCGCGCGGTTTCCAGCAGCGCCCCGGCCTGGGCCAGCAACGCTGTGTCCTCATCCGTGAAAGCACCGGGAACCGGAACCTTACCTTCGCAGTTCTTCGCCACCATGGACAAGGACCGCTGGGCCAGGTTGCCGAAGTTGTTGGCCAGATCGGAGTTCATGCGGCCCACGATTGCCTCGTGGTTGTAGTTGCCATCAGCCCCAAAGGGAACTTCCCGGAGGAAGAAGTACCGGCACTGGTCCAAACCGTACTGCGCAACAAAGTCCTGCGGGGCAACAACGTTGCCCAGTGACTTGGACATCTTCACGCCGTTGTTGGTCAGGAAGCCGTGGATCATGACGCGCTTGGGTAGTTCCAGGCCTGCGCTCATGAGGAAGGCGGGCCAGTAAATGGCGTGGAATCGTGAGATGTCCTTCCCGATCACGTGGACATCGGCGGGCCAGAACTTCCTGAAGGATTCCGAATCAATATTCGGGTATCCCACACCGGTCAGGTAGTTGGTCAGGGCGTCAACCCAGACGTACATGACGTGCTTTTCATCGCCCGGGACGGGAACGCCCCAGTCGAATGTG contains the following coding sequences:
- a CDS encoding histidine kinase, with the protein product MTATCLLILLFGPVYLVADRPWLFLLSCSLLFPLAWRRTRPAVAAGAVILVCLIQWAVGAEPVAGQIAVPLVIYATAAYGPTWASRTVLLAGLLGGVMLTTRLFSTTAESGILGLTIGALYTVLIWMLVLVSWTLGDLTRVRRLQLQALEDRTRRLEVEQMQERKLAAADERSHIAREMHDIVAHSLSVIITQADGARYAAATRPELATEALATIAATGRDSLGEMRRLLGVLRSDDDSPTRPQPRLSDLDELLLGFRAATLQVSFDQSGVPRRPLPAGAELTAYRIIQEALTNVMKHAGPNATAGVNLTWQARGLQLDIIDDGRGAAADPPTPGGGNGLPGMGERVSLYDGSLTAGPVQGGGFRVSAFIPYSEA
- a CDS encoding response regulator transcription factor, whose product is MPEITAPIRVALVDDQQLVRSGFGMLINSQPDLEVVAEAGNGIEAIQALSATAADVVLMDVRMPGMDGIEATRRILEQAAAQPSGSQRAEIKIVVLTTFDLDEYALAAIQAGASGFLLKDAPPEELLEAIRTVYRGDAVIAPSTTRRLLDHVAPLLRTQTPEQTEHAAAVERLTAREREVFELIAQGKSNPEIAAGLFLSEATVKTHVGHILAKLGARDRVQVVVIAYETGVVAPGT
- a CDS encoding ABC transporter ATP-binding protein codes for the protein MTTFTPLPHPSGSRRPEASDGTTAPAVEAHELTKSYGRADTSVTALNKVSVRFDAGKFTAIMGPSGSGKSTLMHCLAGLDTADSGKIVLGGTELTGLNDRQLTALRRERIGFVFQAFNLVPTLTAEQNITLPLALAGTTADAGWLDTVVSTLGLKDRLKHRPHELSGGQQQRVAVARALLTRPDVVFGDEPTGNLDSRAGGEVLALLRRSSQEMGQTIIMVTHDPVAASYADRVVLMSDGGLVGEIHQPTAESVLTALGKLGA
- a CDS encoding ABC transporter permease, which translates into the protein MLRVALSQLTTHARRFIAIGLAVMLSVMFLSATLMVGASTNASLGASIGEAYRNADVVATSRSGEPFTQAVVDAASSSPSVEDSYAERSTYVTFQAGGGEQYGRLRNAAPASLDGAVLTTGSMPSKAFEALIDLKTAGHLGLTVGSTLELRGQGPVKTAKVTISGLTKATNDPFSSSAAQLVGAESVLNAVQDAGAGFSGLQFTLKAGEDVNAAKEFIAHRMESAGAVEPILETAQEKVTSTVAMLSAGQDQLTVVLLAFAGVAILVSTLVVANTFSVLVAQRTRELALLRCLGAGRAQIRGSVMVEALVVGFISSVVGVLAATGLMTGLIAWAKSQPEQAFATLAVPSSAIVAGLVAGTLLTVVAALVPAKAATAVAPLAALRPTDDASVSNRRGKVRLVMGLVALVGGAALLVYGSMSVSLMVALLGGAASFVGILLCSTLFIPPVVAMAGRLAAPAGVPGKLAAVNATRNPARTSATAAALLIGVTLVSLMMTGAATSRHAFNDTLAENYPVDLSAQTAVDTADPSQAISRIKALDGVSSAVLLQPVGTLSDEATHNGGRTIYGLSAADAASVVRDSHLKLSAGTVYLPEDSPEGPATLTTPAGTVTLEAQVLRTRHVPGFVEISSVTSAVLPDTPGMVWVKLDDSVSGEQVQAIQKEIAGALGVHERTVSGAAIERVTFNSIIDVLLLVVTGLLGIAVVIALIGVANTLSLSVLERTRENSLLRALGLTRGQLRGMLAIEAVLVAGVAAILGAGLGIVYGWLGAQATLGGVATVVPAVPWLQLAAVFGVAVVAGLLASVVPARRAARLSPVEGLATA
- the metG gene encoding methionine--tRNA ligase — encoded protein: MTSPEKSPFYITTAISYPNGVPHIGHAYEVIATDAMARFKRLDGHEVFFMTGTDEHGLKMQQSAEKEGITAKQLADRNSAAFKQMSQDLGISHDRFIRTTDQDHYAASQAIWKKMEANGDIYLSKYEGWYSVRDEAYYVEDDTVVKDDGLRYSKETDTLVTWTAEESYFFRLSNYQEKLLALYEEQPEFGAPQSRFNEVISFVRRGLEDLSISRTTFDWGVPVPGDEKHVMYVWVDALTNYLTGVGYPNIDSESFRKFWPADVHVIGKDISRFHAIYWPAFLMSAGLELPKRVMIHGFLTNNGVKMSKSLGNVVAPQDFVAQYGLDQCRYFFLREVPFGADGNYNHEAIVGRMNSDLANNFGNLAQRSLSMVAKNCEGKVPVPGAFTDEDTALLAQAGALLETARAAFDKQEFSRALEAIWTVLGDTNAYFAEQAPWVLRKTDLERMNTVLYVTLEVVRIVAILAQPVMPSSSAKLLEVLGQPEGQSRQFAAVATPIVAGTELPAPVPVFPRYEEPAEA